From the genome of Denticeps clupeoides chromosome 4, fDenClu1.1, whole genome shotgun sequence, one region includes:
- the LOC114787672 gene encoding RB1-inducible coiled-coil protein 1-like isoform X2, whose amino-acid sequence MILSDRPPTIPKTTFSIENEMELKVEESLMMPAVFHTVASRTQLAVEMFEVAKKLCSFCERLVHDEHLQHQGWAAIMANLDDCTLSYQKLLWKFDTAYTNYQQDFEEIKLKLTKLGTAVSVMAKIPLLECLTRHSYRESLEKSGSPVQRPEEDEERPGTPGPELPPSFSAAEEAFAQPSGALEDGKMSDSGDLTAALQEMDAPGKGGASGPLFNVTLLDWINVQDRPNDVESVVRKCFDSINRLDPRVIQPFLGDCRDTIAKLDNQNMKAIKGLEDRLYALDQMIASCKKLVNEQKELAQGFLANQKRAENLKDTSVLPDLCLSHANQLMIMLTNHRKLLDIKQKCTTAKQELANNLQVRLKWCCYVMLHADQDGEKLQALLRLLTELLERVRVVEALSTVPQMYCLAVVEVVRRRMFIGHYREWANALVKDGKRLYEAEKAKRETFGKLFRKSFLRNRLFRGLDSWPPTSFCTRKPRKFDYELPDISFGDLQYLKSCCPPEVQPFLRVPALCDFEPLNRHVEMLHQLVQAAQSVDDMSQTITNLLSEQRASSSQSTHKSTALTPRSESTVGTISTSSKTLSSLSLQGPSCQPLSMPAPLEDLSPDSIDAHTFDFETIGHPNMDPVLQQGSLDLDSLAESPESDFMSAVNEFVIEDSLASPNPISDPTSPEMMGESLYSSVIAAIDNKRIQDTTTLEQEKTLEQEKTLKRRVDRYRAVAEESQKNLRRVRDDLYHFRGLVLREQRDFGFALKTTTIEVRNVLNSIRYCREEELQESHQNELQNLKRDHEQQMILLTSELESDRKIVHDVQRAMLELEGLVERKEKDLAQLENERERAVGELQSRHGQEVQDLQRRISELGEELQATTRSRDSLAGQLENLHYEIERAHQKVRQEMEEAEKCHLRELELRLGQQHASEMDTIQQEQQRALDLLTQENLVKLKEQIDLHNQELREREARLNDLEERVSELSEVRCKLEVEMALKEAEIEDVRLQCQEAKCQQVELVKAQVASQTEALQKDVDCLNLQLQRKNEEYEVGLAELRTLLRMEKDHCISELVERHEEERTALQRRTQDMDRACAERLQALQRSEHEHEERRRTFEEREQHLRTVISDLQAENALLSEKRAQKEEADALRDFELQKEEIEKRLLEKIRLLENQLQERQSTDRAAGLAGAERPLEGDTPTQPARSLDDALQQRLQEEGTSLLAKLELLEKQKNEEIQNMKTALIAEQQTNFNTVLTREKMKKEQIINDLTEKLRKVTQQQENDKALIATLSEDRASMLQEKKQLEEELNRLRSTALVSSTYFTNPIAMEAAGATGDAPVVPDPDRLAAGIRDDERVDSAVEASMMALHDNTLLLSEEKQRILILERTLHMKEEENKRLSQRLMSQSMSSVSSRHSEKIAIRDFQVGDLVLIILDERHDNYVLFTVGPTLYFLHSESLAALDLKPASGASRRPWVLGKVMEKEYCQAKKAQNRFKVPLGTKFYRVKAVPWNKKV is encoded by the exons GCTGGGCACCGCCGTCTCGGTAATGGCCAAAATTCCGCTGCTGGAGTGCCTGACCCGACACAGCTACCGCGAGAGCCTGGAGAAGTCCGGCTCGCCCGTGCAGAGGcccgaggaggacgaggagcgGCCCGGCACCCCTGGCCCGGAACTCCCGCCGTCTTTCTCTGCAGCGGAGGAAGCCTTCGCCCAGCCCTCTGGCGCCCTCGAAGACGGGAAGATGAGCGACAGTGGCGACCTGACTGCGGCGCTGCAGGAAATGGACGCGCCCGGGAAGGGCGGGGCAAGCGGGCCGCTGTTCAACGTCACTCTGCTGGACTGGATTAACGTTCAGGACCGGCCCAATGACGTGGAATCTGTGGTGCGCAAATGCTTCGACTCCATTAACAGG CTGGATCCACGGGTCATTCAGCCTTTCTTGGGGGACTGCAGAGATACGATTGCCAAACTGGATAATCAGAACATGAAGGCGATAAAAGGCCTGGAGGACCGACTCTACGCCCTCGACCAAATGATTGCGAGCTGTAAGAAGTTAGTCAACGAACAGAAGGAACTTGCTCAG GGAtttctggccaatcagaagaGAGCGGAGAACTTGAAAGACACTTCTGTGCTGCCGGACTTGTGTCTCAGTCATGCAAACCAGCTGATGATCATGCTGACCAATCACAGGAAGCTGCTGGACATCAAACAGAAGTGCACCACCGCTAAGCAGGAGCTCGCCAACAACCTGCAAGTCCGACTCAA ATGGTGCTGCTACGTGATGCTGCATGCAGACCAGGACGGGGAGAAGCTCCAGGCCCTCCTGCGTCTGCTGACGGAGCTGCTTGAGAGGGTGCGTGTGGTGGAAGCTCTGAGCACCGTCCCACAGATGTACTGCCTAGCCGTGGTGGAGGTGGTCAGGAGGAGGATGTTTATAGGACACTACCGAGAG TGGGCGAATGCGCTGGTGAAGGACGGAAAACGGCTCTACGAGGCTGAAAAGGCTAAAAGGGAAACGTTTGGGAAGCTCTTCA GGAAGTCTTTCCTCAGGAACCGTTTGTTTCGAGGACTCGATTCCTGGCCTCCCACATCATTTTGC ACACGAAAGCCTCGCAAGTTTGACTACGAGCTTCCAGACATCTCGTTTGGTGACCTGCAGTATCTCAAGTCCTGTTGTCCACCTGAAGTCCAGCCTTTCCTCAG GGTTCCTGCACTGTGTGACTTTGAGCCTTTAAATCGGCACGTCGAGATGCTTCACCAACTGGTTCAGGCTGCACAGAGTGTGGATGACATGTctcaaaccatcaccaacctgctAAGTGAACAAAGG gcctcaagcagccagagtACACACAAGTCCACAGCATTAACGCCGCGATCCGAAAGCACAGTAGGGACCATCTCTACCTCCTCAAAAACGCTGTCTTCTTTGAGCCTCCAGGGCCCTTCGTGCCAGCCTCTGTCCATGCCTGCCCCGCTTGAGGACCTGTCCCCTGACAGCATAGACGCCCacacttttgactttgaaacgATTGGCCACCCCAACATGGACCCTGTTTTACAGCAGGGCTCCTTGGACCTGGACTCACTGGCAGAAAGCCCCGAGTCGGACTTCATGTCGGCGGTGAACGAGTTTGTGATCGAGGATAGCCTGGCGTCCCCGAACCCCATCAGTGACCCCACTAGCCCTGAGATGATGGGCGAGTCTCTCTACTCCTCCGTTATCGCAGCAATCGACAACAAGCGCATCCAGGACACCACCACGCTGGAGCAGGAGAAGACGCTGGAGCAGGAGAAGACGCTGAAGCGGCGCGTTGACCGGTACCGCGCCGTGGCCGAGGAGTCCCAGAAGAACCTCCGCCGTGTCAGGGACGACCTCTACCACTTCCGTGGACTGGTCCTGAGGGAGCAGAGAGACTTTGGCTTCGCCCTCAAGACCACCACCATCGAAGTGCGGAACGTACTCAACAGCATCCGCTACTGCCGTGAGGAGGAGCTCCAGGAGAGCCACCAAAACGAGCTTCAGAACTTGAAACGAGACCACGAGCAGCAGATGATCCTGCTCACTAGTGAGCTGGAGTCCGACCGTAAGATCGTTCATGACGTTCAAAGGGCCATGCTGGAGCTGGAGGGGCTGGTGGAGCGCAAGGAGAAGGATCTCGCCCAGCTGGAGAACGAGCGGGAGCGAGCCGTGGGTGAACTCCAGAGTCGCCACGGTCAGGAGGTCCAGGACCTCCAGCGCAGAATCTCTGAGCTGGGTGAAGAGCTCCAAGCCACCACACGTTCTCGGGACTCGCTGGCCGGCCAGCTGGAGAACCTGCACTACGAGATCGAGCGGGCTCACCAGAAGGTCAGGCAAGAGATGGAGGAGGCCGAGAAGTGTCACCTCCGGGAGCTGGAGTTGCGACTGGGACAGCAGCATGCCTCAGAGATGGACACCAtccagcaggagcagcagagaGCTCTTGACCTGCTGACCCAGGAGAACCTGGTCAAGCTGAAAGAGCAGATTGATCTCCATAATCAGGAGTTGAGGGAGCGAGAAGCACGCCTCAACGACCTGGAGGAACGCGTCTCTGAGCTGTCTGAAGTGCGCTGTAAGCTTGAGGTGGAGATGGCCCTCAAAGAGGCGGAGATTGAGGACGTGCGGCTGCAGTGCCAGGAGGCCAAATGCCAGCAGGTGGAGCTTGTGAAGGCTCAAGTGGCGTCTCAGACCGAGGCCCTGCAGAAGGACGTGGACTGCCTGAACCTCCAGCTGCAGCGGAAGAACGAGGAGTATGAggtgggcctggccgagctgcGGACCCTGCTGAGGATGGAGAAGGACCACTGTATCTCCGAGCTGGTGGAGCGGCACGAGGAGGAGAGAACCGCCCTGCAGCGGAGGACGCAGGACATGGACCGAGCCTGCGCCGAGCGGCTGCAGGCCCTGCAGCGCAGCGAGCACGAGCACGAGGAGCGGCGGAGAACTTTCGAGGAGCGCGAGCAGCACTTGAGGACTGTTATCAGCGACTTGCAGGCGGAGAACGCGCTCCTGTCTGAAAAACGTGCACAGAAGGAGGAGGCCGATGCCTTAAGAGACTTTGAACTCCAAAAAGAGGAAATTGAGAAAAGACTGTTAGAAAAAATTCGACTACTTGAAAATCAGCTCCAAGAGAGACAATCTACTGACAG AGCTGCAGGCCTGGCCGGCGCGGAGCGGCCGTTGGAAGGTGACACCCCCACCCAGCCTGCACGGTCTCTGGATGATGCCCTGCAACAGAGGCTCCAGGAGGAAGGAACCTCTCTCCTGGCCAAGCTGGAACTCCTGGAGAAGCAGAAGAACGAGGAGATCCAGAACATGAAGACGGCGCTGATCGCTGAGCAACAG ACAAACTTCAACACAGTTCTGACGcgggagaagatgaagaaggagCAGATCATTAATGATCTGACTGAGAAGCTGCGGAAGGTCACGCAGCAGCAGGAGAATGATAAAG ctCTAATTGCCACTTTGTCAGAAGACCGTGCCTCGATGCTGCAGGAGAagaagcagctggaggaggagcttaaCCGCCTAAGGAGCACCGCCCTCGTCTCCTCTACATATTTCACAAATCCCATTGCTATGGAGGCTGCTGGAGCCACCGGTGACGCGCCCGTTGTCCCTGACCCTGACAGACTGGCGGCCGGCATCCGTGATGACGAGAGAGTGGACTCTGCCGTGGAAGCCAGCATGATGGCACTGCA tgACAATACACTACTGTTATCAGAGGAGAAGCAGCGGATCCTCATCCTGGAACGG ACTTTGCATATGAAGGAGGAAGAAAATAAACGGCTGAGTCAGAGACTG ATGTCACAGAGCATGTCTTCAGTGTCCTCGAGGCACTCTGAGAAAATCGCCATCCGAGA TTTTCAGGTTGGGGACCTGGTACTAATAATCCTGGACGAGAGGCACGACAACTACGTCCTGTTCACGGTGGGGCCCACTCTGTACTTCCTCCACTCGGAGTCGCTCGCGGCGCTGGACCTTAAACCAG CATCAGGGGCATCGCGTAGACCTTGGGTTCTCGGGAAGGTCATGGAGAAGGAATATTGTCAAgccaaaaag GCTCAAAATCGGTTTAAAGTTCCTCTGGGCACCAAATTCTACCGAGTGAAAGCCGTTCCATGGAACAAGAAAGTATAA